The following proteins come from a genomic window of Triticum aestivum cultivar Chinese Spring chromosome 6A, IWGSC CS RefSeq v2.1, whole genome shotgun sequence:
- the LOC123132125 gene encoding protein NLP3 isoform X2: MVMEVEADMEQVLGGFSLQLSDGGDSDESGGRGGGFGEADGGGAVKERIARALRLYKESSSGGGDGGEGGALVQVWAPARDGERRRVLATRGQPFVLPSRCRRLLQYRTVSLTHVFAVGGGGQGERAAWEERGLPGRVFEARAPEWTPNVQFYGTGEYARMSYALIYDIQASLALPILDPADPRRCLAVLELVFTAAPAARFAAEAHRLCKALQAVSLRGSEICHPVPPTEICNSEATQAAMLEVSGLLAAVRQAHELPLAQAWVRCKQCTSTDVDDDGQHFSLTTAGAPFHLGAHYGGFRDACAEHHLRRGQGLVGEAAAVRGPRFCADVARRSKDAYPLAHYARMHGLAGCLAVPLRLPQSAMDVGDDGQVGEECVVLEFFLPPDCRSAGEQKAMVDAVAATIRKECSGDHLEATSDLQDLSLENVLADADTAHELNDRGDYDTNDSDEEDGDQAGGVHGADQSGAEDRGPPPETKKKKIGRKAGRPVSLKELQGYFSGSLKDAARSLGVCPTTMKRICRQHGISRWPFRKISKVNRALGKIRAIESVDCSPKPTAASSSTSRRAPAPHLPCLSSALGEDTSSQGSSQDPPPLTKTTMRKSLLWRSNGAEGELVTIKANYRGDIIRFRVPCSAGVAAVKEEVAKRLGLDAGAFDIKYLDDNHEWVVLSCDADFQECLDVAPGLPASAAVAAGAGAVSPVVRLMVQEVADNHRSSCGSSD; encoded by the exons ATGGTGATGGAGGTGGAGGCCGACATGGAGCAAGTTCTTGGCGGCTTCAGCCTCCAGCTAAGCGACGGCGGCGATAGTGATGAGAGCGGCGGCCGGGGAGGGGGGTTCGGCGAGGCCGACGGCGGGGGCGCGGTGAAGGAGCGGATCGCGCGGGCCCTGCGGCTGTACAAGGAgtcgagcagcggcggcggcgacggcggcgaaggcGGCGCGCTGGTGCAGGTCTGGGCGCCGGCGCGGGACGGGGAGCGCCGCCGCGTGCTGGCGACCCGCGGGCAGCCCTTCGTgctcccctccaggtgccggcggctgcTCCAGTACCGGACGGTGTCGCTGACGCACGTGTTCGCCGTGGGCGGCGGCGGGCAGGGCGAGCGCGCGGCGTGGGAGGAGCGCGGGCTGCCGGGGCGGGTGTTCGAGGCGCGGGCGCCCGAGTGGACGCCCAACGTGCAGTTCTACGGCACCGGCGAGTACGCGCGCATGAGCTACGCGCTCATCTACGACATCCAGGCCAGCCTCGCCCTCCCCATCCTCGACCCCGCCGACCCCCGCCGCTGCCTCGCCGTCCTCGAGCTCGTCttcaccgccgcccccgccgcccgcttCGCCGCCGAGGCCCACAGGCTCTGCAAGGCCCTCCAG GCAGTGTCGTTGAGAGGCTCGGAGATCTGCCACCCCGTGCCACCGACCGAG ATATGCAACTCAGAGGCGACTCAGGCGGCCATGTTGGAGGTGTCGGGGCTGCTGGCCGCCGTCCGCCAAGCCCACGAGCTGCCGCTGGCGCAGGCCTGGGTCAGGTGCAAGCAGTGCACCAGCACGGACGTCGACGACGACGGCCAGCATTTCTCCCTGACGACGGCCGGCGCCCCATTCCACCTGGGCGCGCACTACGGCGGCTTCCGCGACGCCTGCGCCGAGCACCACCTGCGGCGCGGCCAGGGGCTcgtgggcgaggcggcggcggtgcgcgggcCACGTTTCTGCGCCGACGTCGCCAGGCGGTCCAAGGACGCCTACCCGCTCGCCCACTACGCCCGCATGCACGGCCTGGCCGGGTGCCTCGCCGTGCCGCTGCGTCTGCCGCAGTCCGCCATGGACGTCGGCGACGACGGCCAGGTAGGGGAGGAATGCGTGGTGCTGGAGTTCTTCCTCCCGCCGGACTGCAGGAGCGCCGGGGAGCAGAAGGCCATGGTGGACGCCGTCGCAGCGACGATCAGGAAGGAATGCTCCGGCGATCACCTGGAGGCGACGAGCGACCTGCAAGATTTGTCCTTGGAGAACGTTCTTGCCGATGCTGACACAGCCCATGAACTGAACGATCGTGGGGACTATGATACCAATGATTCAGACGAGGAGGACGGTGATCAAGCAGGAGGCGTCCATGGCGCGGACCAAAGTGGAGCCGAGGATCGCGGACCACCAccggagacgaagaagaagaagatcggAAGGAAGGCCGGAAGACCTGTCAGCCTCAAGGAGCTGCAAGGATACTTCTCAGGGAGCCTGAAAGATGCTGCGAGGAGCCTCGGCG TGTGCCCGACGACAATGAAGCGCATCTGCAGGCAGCACGGCATATCAAGATGGCCATTCCGGAAGATCAGCAAGGTGAACCGTGCACTCGGCAAGATCAGGGCCATCGAATCGGTGGATTGCTCACCGAAGCCGACTGCTGCTTCTTCTTCCACCTCTCGCCGAGCTCCAGCCCCTCATCTGCCATGCCTGTCAAGTGCTCTAGGAGAAGACACCTCCTCCCAAGGCTCAAGCCAAGATCCTCCACCTCTCACCAAAACCACAATGCGCAAGTCTTTGCTGTGGCGCAGCAATGGCGCGGAGGGGGAGCTGGTGACCATCAAGGCGAACTACAGAGGGGACATCATCAGGTTCAGGGTGCCATGCTCCGCCGGCGTAGCAGCAGTAAAGGAGGAGGTGGCCAAGAGGCTGGGCCTAGATGCCGGCGCCTTCGACATCAAGTACCTCGACGACAACCATGAGTGGGTGGTCCTGTCCTGCGATGCCGATTTCCAGGAGTGCCTTGATGTTGCCCCGGGCCTGCCGGCGTCCGCTGCTGTGGCTGCCGGAGCCGGAGCGGTGTCTCCTGTTGTCAGGCTAATGGTGCAGGAGGTAGCCGATAACCATAGGAGCTCCTGTGGTAGCTCAGATTAG
- the LOC123132125 gene encoding protein NLP3 isoform X1 gives MVMEVEADMEQVLGGFSLQLSDGGDSDESGGRGGGFGEADGGGAVKERIARALRLYKESSSGGGDGGEGGALVQVWAPARDGERRRVLATRGQPFVLPSRCRRLLQYRTVSLTHVFAVGGGGQGERAAWEERGLPGRVFEARAPEWTPNVQFYGTGEYARMSYALIYDIQASLALPILDPADPRRCLAVLELVFTAAPAARFAAEAHRLCKALQAVSLRGSEICHPVPPTEVRAATCEPWICNSEATQAAMLEVSGLLAAVRQAHELPLAQAWVRCKQCTSTDVDDDGQHFSLTTAGAPFHLGAHYGGFRDACAEHHLRRGQGLVGEAAAVRGPRFCADVARRSKDAYPLAHYARMHGLAGCLAVPLRLPQSAMDVGDDGQVGEECVVLEFFLPPDCRSAGEQKAMVDAVAATIRKECSGDHLEATSDLQDLSLENVLADADTAHELNDRGDYDTNDSDEEDGDQAGGVHGADQSGAEDRGPPPETKKKKIGRKAGRPVSLKELQGYFSGSLKDAARSLGVCPTTMKRICRQHGISRWPFRKISKVNRALGKIRAIESVDCSPKPTAASSSTSRRAPAPHLPCLSSALGEDTSSQGSSQDPPPLTKTTMRKSLLWRSNGAEGELVTIKANYRGDIIRFRVPCSAGVAAVKEEVAKRLGLDAGAFDIKYLDDNHEWVVLSCDADFQECLDVAPGLPASAAVAAGAGAVSPVVRLMVQEVADNHRSSCGSSD, from the exons ATGGTGATGGAGGTGGAGGCCGACATGGAGCAAGTTCTTGGCGGCTTCAGCCTCCAGCTAAGCGACGGCGGCGATAGTGATGAGAGCGGCGGCCGGGGAGGGGGGTTCGGCGAGGCCGACGGCGGGGGCGCGGTGAAGGAGCGGATCGCGCGGGCCCTGCGGCTGTACAAGGAgtcgagcagcggcggcggcgacggcggcgaaggcGGCGCGCTGGTGCAGGTCTGGGCGCCGGCGCGGGACGGGGAGCGCCGCCGCGTGCTGGCGACCCGCGGGCAGCCCTTCGTgctcccctccaggtgccggcggctgcTCCAGTACCGGACGGTGTCGCTGACGCACGTGTTCGCCGTGGGCGGCGGCGGGCAGGGCGAGCGCGCGGCGTGGGAGGAGCGCGGGCTGCCGGGGCGGGTGTTCGAGGCGCGGGCGCCCGAGTGGACGCCCAACGTGCAGTTCTACGGCACCGGCGAGTACGCGCGCATGAGCTACGCGCTCATCTACGACATCCAGGCCAGCCTCGCCCTCCCCATCCTCGACCCCGCCGACCCCCGCCGCTGCCTCGCCGTCCTCGAGCTCGTCttcaccgccgcccccgccgcccgcttCGCCGCCGAGGCCCACAGGCTCTGCAAGGCCCTCCAG GCAGTGTCGTTGAGAGGCTCGGAGATCTGCCACCCCGTGCCACCGACCGAGGTGCGTGCCGCGACTTGCGAACCATGG ATATGCAACTCAGAGGCGACTCAGGCGGCCATGTTGGAGGTGTCGGGGCTGCTGGCCGCCGTCCGCCAAGCCCACGAGCTGCCGCTGGCGCAGGCCTGGGTCAGGTGCAAGCAGTGCACCAGCACGGACGTCGACGACGACGGCCAGCATTTCTCCCTGACGACGGCCGGCGCCCCATTCCACCTGGGCGCGCACTACGGCGGCTTCCGCGACGCCTGCGCCGAGCACCACCTGCGGCGCGGCCAGGGGCTcgtgggcgaggcggcggcggtgcgcgggcCACGTTTCTGCGCCGACGTCGCCAGGCGGTCCAAGGACGCCTACCCGCTCGCCCACTACGCCCGCATGCACGGCCTGGCCGGGTGCCTCGCCGTGCCGCTGCGTCTGCCGCAGTCCGCCATGGACGTCGGCGACGACGGCCAGGTAGGGGAGGAATGCGTGGTGCTGGAGTTCTTCCTCCCGCCGGACTGCAGGAGCGCCGGGGAGCAGAAGGCCATGGTGGACGCCGTCGCAGCGACGATCAGGAAGGAATGCTCCGGCGATCACCTGGAGGCGACGAGCGACCTGCAAGATTTGTCCTTGGAGAACGTTCTTGCCGATGCTGACACAGCCCATGAACTGAACGATCGTGGGGACTATGATACCAATGATTCAGACGAGGAGGACGGTGATCAAGCAGGAGGCGTCCATGGCGCGGACCAAAGTGGAGCCGAGGATCGCGGACCACCAccggagacgaagaagaagaagatcggAAGGAAGGCCGGAAGACCTGTCAGCCTCAAGGAGCTGCAAGGATACTTCTCAGGGAGCCTGAAAGATGCTGCGAGGAGCCTCGGCG TGTGCCCGACGACAATGAAGCGCATCTGCAGGCAGCACGGCATATCAAGATGGCCATTCCGGAAGATCAGCAAGGTGAACCGTGCACTCGGCAAGATCAGGGCCATCGAATCGGTGGATTGCTCACCGAAGCCGACTGCTGCTTCTTCTTCCACCTCTCGCCGAGCTCCAGCCCCTCATCTGCCATGCCTGTCAAGTGCTCTAGGAGAAGACACCTCCTCCCAAGGCTCAAGCCAAGATCCTCCACCTCTCACCAAAACCACAATGCGCAAGTCTTTGCTGTGGCGCAGCAATGGCGCGGAGGGGGAGCTGGTGACCATCAAGGCGAACTACAGAGGGGACATCATCAGGTTCAGGGTGCCATGCTCCGCCGGCGTAGCAGCAGTAAAGGAGGAGGTGGCCAAGAGGCTGGGCCTAGATGCCGGCGCCTTCGACATCAAGTACCTCGACGACAACCATGAGTGGGTGGTCCTGTCCTGCGATGCCGATTTCCAGGAGTGCCTTGATGTTGCCCCGGGCCTGCCGGCGTCCGCTGCTGTGGCTGCCGGAGCCGGAGCGGTGTCTCCTGTTGTCAGGCTAATGGTGCAGGAGGTAGCCGATAACCATAGGAGCTCCTGTGGTAGCTCAGATTAG